A genomic segment from Candidatus Viadribacter manganicus encodes:
- a CDS encoding GspE/PulE family protein yields the protein MSAPDYELAQTGKSPSDLVGALVRIGAVGEDELIGFLSELFFIELLAPDALPDFENVRTSAAHLNLPHTWLIANAIIVWRSGDGAYNAAGPALYDAALQEALEQLTKTSVRLFLAAPGSIRQLLDGLGAGSANASARAEALDPKRLAERAEEAPVIDFVNAVFAEALQRRASDVHFEPFEDKLIVRLRIDGVLSVRRSGDVQMFDAVASRIKLLSGMNIAERRLPQDGRQSIRVAGRDIDVRVSSLPTTWGESIVVRLLGATHKIPALSELGLRLEQRTLLGQAIKAPHGLVLVTGPTGSGKTTTVYRLLSELNDGVRKIVTIEDPVEFDLPGVMQMGVRSDIDLDFAAGLRSILRQDPDVIFVGEIRDRETAQTAVQAALTGHLVISTVHTNSALGAVSRLHDLGVEPFLFGEVLRAVVSQRLLRCLCPSCVDADGDALHIAKAQAALNHETHEKAPLWQIAKGCKDCAHTGYRGRIGAFETVRISPALQEAIRTRAGETQLNALARQEGFTSLMQAGLLLAREGRTSIVEALRVLNEAT from the coding sequence GTGTCGGCGCCCGATTATGAGCTGGCGCAAACCGGCAAAAGCCCAAGCGATCTCGTCGGCGCATTGGTGCGCATCGGCGCGGTCGGCGAAGATGAGCTGATCGGCTTTCTAAGCGAACTGTTTTTTATTGAGCTCTTGGCCCCCGATGCGCTGCCCGATTTTGAGAACGTGCGCACAAGCGCCGCGCACTTAAACCTGCCGCACACATGGCTTATCGCCAACGCCATCATTGTCTGGCGCTCTGGCGACGGCGCCTATAACGCCGCCGGGCCCGCCCTTTATGATGCGGCGCTGCAAGAAGCGCTCGAACAATTGACCAAAACCAGTGTTCGGCTGTTTTTGGCGGCGCCTGGATCCATCCGCCAGCTGTTGGACGGTTTGGGCGCAGGATCAGCCAACGCCAGCGCCCGCGCTGAGGCGCTAGATCCCAAAAGACTTGCCGAGCGGGCCGAGGAAGCGCCGGTCATCGACTTCGTCAACGCCGTCTTTGCCGAGGCCCTGCAACGGCGCGCCAGCGACGTCCATTTTGAACCCTTCGAAGACAAATTGATCGTACGCTTGCGCATCGATGGCGTGCTCTCTGTGCGTCGCTCCGGCGATGTTCAAATGTTCGACGCCGTCGCCTCACGGATCAAGCTGTTATCGGGCATGAACATCGCCGAACGGCGCCTGCCCCAGGATGGGCGTCAAAGCATCCGTGTCGCCGGGCGCGACATCGATGTGCGCGTCTCGTCGCTGCCAACCACATGGGGTGAATCGATCGTCGTGCGCCTTCTAGGCGCAACCCACAAAATTCCAGCTTTGAGCGAACTTGGTCTGCGCTTGGAGCAACGCACTCTGCTGGGCCAGGCCATCAAAGCCCCCCATGGGCTGGTTTTGGTAACAGGCCCCACAGGCTCGGGTAAAACCACCACCGTTTATCGCCTGCTCTCAGAACTAAATGACGGCGTGCGCAAGATCGTCACCATTGAAGACCCGGTCGAGTTCGATCTGCCGGGCGTTATGCAAATGGGCGTTCGATCAGACATCGATCTTGATTTTGCCGCAGGCCTGCGCTCGATCTTGCGCCAAGATCCCGACGTCATCTTCGTCGGCGAAATTCGCGACCGCGAAACCGCCCAAACCGCCGTGCAAGCGGCGCTCACCGGCCATTTGGTGATCTCCACCGTCCATACCAATTCGGCCTTAGGCGCGGTTTCAAGACTTCACGACCTTGGCGTTGAGCCGTTCTTGTTTGGCGAAGTGCTGCGCGCCGTCGTCAGCCAACGATTGCTGCGCTGTCTTTGCCCTTCCTGCGTCGACGCCGATGGCGATGCTCTACACATCGCCAAAGCACAAGCAGCCCTCAACCATGAGACCCACGAAAAAGCCCCGCTCTGGCAAATCGCCAAAGGCTGCAAAGACTGCGCTCACACCGGCTATCGGGGTCGTATCGGCGCCTTTGAGACGGTGCGCATAAGCCCGGCTCTGCAAGAGGCGATCCGCACCCGCGCCGGCGAAACCCAATTGAACGCTCTGGCCCGCCAAGAAGGCTTCACCTCTCTTATGCAAGCTGGGCTCCTGCTGGCGCGCGAGGGACGCACCAGCATCGTTGAGGCCTTACGTGTGTTGAACGAGGCGACATGA